One Chromatiales bacterium DNA window includes the following coding sequences:
- a CDS encoding fused MFS/spermidine synthase, whose translation MQSASDSHRGRLVLYALIVLLSSGALLVLEIVAGRLLAPYIGVSLYTWTSIIGVMLAGLSLGNWIGGVWADRGAGERAAAVVLLLAGLWCALSLALLGQVAAGIVERGLSLLSSGFLLAGLLFFMPAVLLGVVTPLLTTLALRLDTRTGHVVGRMHALAAVGSIAGTFAAGYWLIQTFGTYAVVRGTAVALFLMALPLLRRSKPVLMAVTVGVTVAVAMLGASASRAPCDRESAYFCIRVVDRSADAPFGQARGMVLDHLLHSINHAEEPRLLIAPYVHAMDELVHASFGERYEQGLNYFFAGGGAYTQPRAIAAQSPASRITVAELDATVTEIASEQMYFDSAGMKIVHDDARRVLAAEPGPYDVIVGDVFHDVAVPFHLVTREFFELARSRLTDDGLFVLNVVDAFPEPKLVKAVLKSLDIVFAQTAVYVDALPEQPTRVTYVIAARQSQPWPEWFVASAGIERGWYRIDEAMRGIGTALADLPALSDDYAPVERLIAPLLIGAND comes from the coding sequence ATGCAGTCTGCTTCTGATTCCCACCGCGGCCGGTTGGTGCTGTATGCGCTGATCGTGCTGCTGAGTTCCGGTGCCTTGCTCGTGCTGGAGATCGTCGCCGGGCGCCTGCTGGCGCCCTACATCGGCGTATCGCTGTACACCTGGACGTCCATCATCGGCGTCATGCTCGCGGGCCTGTCGCTCGGCAACTGGATCGGCGGGGTCTGGGCCGATCGCGGCGCGGGCGAACGCGCGGCAGCCGTGGTCCTGTTGCTCGCGGGGCTCTGGTGCGCGCTCAGTCTTGCCCTGCTCGGCCAAGTCGCGGCGGGCATCGTGGAACGTGGTCTGAGTCTGCTGTCGTCGGGTTTTCTGCTTGCCGGCCTGCTGTTTTTCATGCCGGCCGTATTGCTCGGCGTGGTCACGCCGCTGCTGACGACTCTTGCGCTGCGTCTGGATACACGCACCGGACACGTCGTCGGCCGCATGCATGCGCTGGCCGCGGTCGGCAGCATCGCGGGTACCTTTGCGGCGGGCTACTGGCTGATCCAGACCTTCGGGACCTATGCAGTGGTGCGTGGCACGGCGGTGGCACTGTTTCTGATGGCGCTGCCGCTGCTGCGCCGGTCGAAACCCGTGCTGATGGCGGTGACCGTGGGTGTGACCGTGGCCGTGGCGATGCTGGGCGCGTCCGCGTCACGTGCGCCCTGTGATCGGGAAAGCGCGTATTTCTGCATCCGGGTGGTCGACCGTTCGGCGGATGCGCCATTTGGTCAGGCGCGCGGCATGGTGCTCGATCATCTCCTGCACAGCATCAATCACGCGGAGGAACCGCGGCTGTTGATCGCGCCCTATGTGCACGCCATGGATGAGCTCGTACATGCGTCGTTCGGGGAACGGTACGAACAGGGGCTGAATTATTTTTTCGCCGGTGGCGGGGCCTACACCCAGCCGCGTGCCATCGCGGCGCAGAGCCCGGCGTCGCGAATCACTGTCGCGGAGCTCGATGCGACGGTCACGGAAATCGCGTCGGAACAAATGTACTTCGATTCCGCCGGCATGAAGATCGTCCACGACGACGCGCGGCGCGTTCTGGCCGCTGAACCTGGGCCGTACGACGTGATCGTCGGCGACGTGTTTCACGATGTCGCCGTGCCGTTTCATCTGGTCACGCGCGAGTTCTTCGAGCTTGCGCGTTCACGCCTGACGGATGACGGCCTGTTTGTGCTGAATGTCGTGGATGCATTCCCCGAACCGAAGCTCGTGAAGGCGGTTCTCAAGTCGCTCGATATTGTCTTTGCACAGACCGCGGTCTATGTGGATGCCTTGCCCGAGCAGCCGACCCGCGTGACCTATGTCATTGCCGCGCGCCAGTCGCAACCGTGGCCGGAATGGTTCGTTGCCAGCGCTGGAATCGAGCGCGGCTGGTATCGCATTGACGAAGCCATGCGTGGCATCGGAACAGCACTCGCGGACCTGCCCGCACTCAGCGATGACTATGCGCCGGTCGAGCGGCTCATTGCACCGCTTCTTATTGGCGCGAACGATTAA